In one Lolium rigidum isolate FL_2022 chromosome 3, APGP_CSIRO_Lrig_0.1, whole genome shotgun sequence genomic region, the following are encoded:
- the LOC124695065 gene encoding hexuronate transporter-like yields the protein MEGMVNMSSDERRRHWTLAVVTVASLLERADEAVLPAVYKEVGAALGVSPAALGSLSLCRALVQATCYPLAACAAARHDRARVVAVGAFLWAVATMLVGFSRTFLQMAIARGFNGVGLALVVPAMFSLVADYSDDTTRGKAFGWLMMASRLGAMVGGSLGVLLAPTTFLGVPGWRLAFHVLALLSVALAISTWLLATDPRPARRLKKTTASVAKEMLMEAKDVVRVPTFQILVAQGVAGSVPWSALTFAAMWLELVGFTHWQTSVITNLNVLAGAIGALFAGYIGDPMARRFPDTGRIALAQVSTASTIPIAAVLLLALPVNPSAGAAYAAVFFVLGFVMPWCPSATNNPILAEIVPAKARTTVYALDRFFETIFASFAPTLVGILAELVFGYEPAAAGVAAERENAAALAKAVFAEIAVPIAICCITYSLLYWTYPEDRRRAQMAADLVAVENHDCEDGSDGSLSKYNKRLATVVGGVAVTFVPLSLATAWW from the exons ATGGAAGGAATGGTGAACATGAGCAGCGACGAGCGGCGGAGGCATTGGACGCTGGCGGTTGTGACGGTGGCGTCGCTGCTGGAGCGCGCGGACGAGGCTGTGCTGCCGGCCGTGTACAAGGAGGTGGGCGCCGCGCTGGGCGTGTCCCCGGCCGCGCTGGGCTCGCTCTCGTTGTGCCGAGCACTCGTGCAGGCCACCTGCTACCCGCTCGCCGCGTGCGCCGCGGCGCGCCACGACCGCGCGCGCGTCGTGGCCGTCGGGGCCTTCCTCTGGGCCGTCGCCACCATGCTCGTCGGTTTCTCCCGCACTTTTCTCCAG ATGGCGATCGCGAGGGGGTTTAACGGCGTGGGCCTGGCGCTGGTGGTGCCGGCGATGTTCTCCCTGGTGGCGGACTACAGCGACGACACGACGCGTGGTAAGGCGTTCGGGTGGCTGATGATGGCGAGCCGCCTGGGTGCCATGGTGGGGGGCTCTCTGGGCGTGCTGCTCGCGCCGACGACCTTCCTCGGCGTCCCCGGCTGGCGGCTGGCCTTCCACGTGCTCGCGCTTCTCAGCGTCGCGCTCGCCATCTCGACATGGCTACTCGCCACGGACCCCCGTCCGGCGAGAAGGTTGAAGAAGACCACGGCCTCGGTTGCCAAGGAGATGTTGATGGAGGCCAAGGACGTGGTGCGCGTGCCCACCTTCCAGATCCTCGTGGCGCAAGGGGTGGCGGGGTCCGTGCCATGGTCGGCGCTCACCTTCGCTGCCATGTGGCTGGAGCTCGTGGGGTTCACGCACTGGCAGACCAGCGTCATCACTAACCTGAACGTGCTCGCCGGAGCAATTGGCGCACTGTTCGCCGGGTACATCGGAGATCCCATGGCCCGGCGGTTCCCGGACACCGGCAGGATCGCGCTGGCGCAGGTGAGCACCGCGTCGACCATCCCGATCGCCGCCGTCCTGCTGCTCGCGCTGCCCGTCAACCCCTCGGCAGGGGCCGCGTACGCCGCCGTTTTCTTCGTCCTGGGTTTCGTGATGCCCTGGTGCCCCTCGGCCACCAACAA TCCTATACTCGCGGAGATCGTGCCGGCgaaggcgaggacgacggtgtacGCGCTGGACAGGTTTTTTGAGACAATCTTCGCCTCATTCGCGCCAACTCTCGTGGGCATCCTGGCGGAGCTGGTCTTCGGATACGAGCCGGCAGCGGCCGGGGTCGCGGCCGAACGGGAGAACGCCGCCGCGCTGGCCAAGGCAGTGTTTGCGGAGATCGCTGTCCCGATCGCCATCTGCTGCATCACCTACTCATTGTTGTACTGGACGTACCCAGAAGACAGACGGCGGGCGCAGATGGCAGCTGATCTCGTGGCGGTGGAAAACCACGACTGTGAGGACGGTTCTGATG GTTCACTCAGCAAGTACAATAAGAGGCTGGCCACCGTCGTTGGCGGCGTGGCGGTAACCTTCGTGCCACTATCGTTGGCGACAGCATGGTGGTAA